From Microbacterium rhizosphaerae:
CCGAGGACCTGGCAGCACCGGTCGATGGGAACCCCGGCGTCGGCGAGACGGTCGATCACCGGGTAGAACCTTTTGGGCGGGGACGCTCCTCATCGAGGAACTTCGCCGCTTGACGCACGATCGCCAGCTCCGTCTCAAGCTCGCGAATGCGCCGCTTGGCGGCACGCAGCTCCGCGGACTCTGACGTCGGAACGCCGGGCCTTCGCGCGTTGTCGATATCGTCCTGACGGATCCACTTCGACAACGTGACGGGGTGGATACCCAGCTCGACAGCGGTCTGCTTGGCCTGCTTCCCCGCACGTACCAGCGCGACAGCACGGGCACGGAACTCGGGCGGATAAGGACGGGGCATGAGGATGAGCCTCTCGGATCAGGCCGCTAGTTAGCCATCGAAACTGGAACCCAATCCGTGGGGCAGGTCAAGATGTCACCTATCCGTGCAGCAGTCCCCGCTTCGACGTGAATCTCGAGTGCCTCCGACGGCATTACGACGGGAGCAGTGGGCAGCCCGCTTGCCGATGTACCCGACGACTTGCATGACTTCTTCGCGTTGTTCGGCAGCTTCGACGGCTACGCCAGCCACGTCCTGCTTCAGGACCTCATATAACCTGATCGGCCGGTGCGGCCTCTCCTGCCGTTTGACGACTTCGAAGATGACCC
This genomic window contains:
- a CDS encoding DUF6994 family protein, whose translation is MGSPLADVPDDLHDFFALFGSFDGYASHVLLQDLI